One window from the genome of Variovorax sp. PAMC26660 encodes:
- a CDS encoding succinylglutamate desuccinylase/aspartoacylase family protein: MSTLFQLPAPDLSAWRAGNTGVEGVWHFEAEAPGRHVMISALVHGNEVCGAWALKGLLEAGVRPQSGRLTLAFCNLEAFDTFDAADHDASRFVDEDLNRQWLPERIEAGGTRERRRAAALQPYVTQADWLLDLHSMHEPSAPLTLTGIQPRNLVLAQAMRSPEHVVIDAGHKDGVRMRDFGRFGAPDADAQSDALALLVECGFHGDPASRTVAQDQCARFLRAAGTLDDDAIAQQLPGWLQPDAPRQWALDVTGPVVARGEDFRFAQPFTGLEVIERAGTVIGWNEGEPVVTPYDDCVLVMPSTRQAKPGVTVVRYARRRLL; encoded by the coding sequence TTGTCCACGTTGTTTCAACTCCCCGCCCCCGACCTTTCTGCCTGGCGCGCCGGCAACACCGGCGTCGAAGGCGTCTGGCATTTCGAGGCCGAAGCGCCCGGCCGGCACGTGATGATCAGCGCGCTCGTGCACGGCAACGAAGTGTGCGGCGCCTGGGCGCTCAAGGGCCTGCTGGAAGCCGGCGTGCGACCACAAAGCGGCCGGCTCACGCTGGCGTTCTGCAACCTGGAAGCCTTCGACACCTTCGATGCGGCCGATCACGATGCCTCGCGCTTCGTCGACGAAGACCTCAACCGCCAGTGGTTGCCCGAGCGCATCGAGGCCGGTGGCACGCGGGAGCGGCGCCGCGCCGCCGCGCTGCAGCCCTATGTGACGCAGGCCGACTGGCTGCTCGACCTGCATTCGATGCACGAGCCCTCGGCGCCGCTGACGCTCACCGGCATCCAGCCGCGCAACCTGGTGCTGGCGCAGGCGATGCGCAGCCCGGAGCACGTGGTCATCGACGCAGGCCACAAGGACGGCGTGCGCATGCGCGACTTCGGCCGCTTCGGGGCGCCCGATGCCGACGCGCAGAGCGATGCACTGGCGCTGCTGGTCGAATGCGGTTTCCACGGCGATCCGGCCAGCCGCACCGTGGCGCAGGACCAGTGCGCGCGCTTCCTGCGCGCCGCCGGCACGCTGGACGACGACGCCATCGCGCAGCAACTGCCCGGCTGGCTGCAGCCCGACGCGCCGCGCCAGTGGGCGCTGGACGTGACCGGCCCGGTGGTCGCGCGCGGCGAAGACTTCCGCTTTGCGCAGCCCTTCACCGGCCTGGAAGTGATCGAGCGCGCGGGCACCGTGATCGGCTGGAACGAGGGCGAGCCCGTGGTCACGCCTTATGACGACTGCGTGCTCGTGATGCCCTCGACGCGCCAGGCCAAGCCCGGCGTGACTGTCGTGCGCTACGCCCGCCGCCGGCTGCTCTGA
- a CDS encoding DUF1439 domain-containing protein: MNLRTPSPTTSRRRLLRALLGAAALQAPFAALAGFNFFTNEYTATRDELQTQIAKRFPVAERYAEIFMVGLRDPQLALDAQTNRATITATLTIASPLLAASPVQGVVSVSSALRYDAATRALRLDHPKAEKLELQGVEGRDAQRLQKVGGVVAQELLQGQVLRSFTADELTVGRKTYEIGDITVLDSGIKVQLK, encoded by the coding sequence ATGAACCTCCGCACCCCGTCCCCCACCACCTCCCGCCGTCGGTTGCTGCGCGCGCTGCTGGGCGCCGCGGCCCTTCAGGCGCCGTTCGCGGCGCTGGCCGGCTTCAATTTCTTCACCAACGAGTACACCGCGACCCGCGACGAGCTGCAGACGCAGATCGCCAAGCGCTTTCCGGTGGCCGAGCGCTATGCCGAGATCTTCATGGTCGGGCTGCGCGATCCGCAACTGGCGCTCGATGCGCAAACCAACCGCGCGACCATCACTGCCACGCTGACCATTGCGAGCCCCCTGCTGGCGGCCTCGCCAGTCCAGGGGGTCGTGTCGGTCAGCAGCGCGCTCAGGTACGACGCCGCCACCCGTGCGCTGCGGCTCGATCACCCCAAGGCGGAAAAGCTCGAGCTGCAGGGCGTGGAAGGCCGCGATGCGCAGCGGCTGCAGAAGGTCGGCGGCGTGGTCGCTCAGGAACTGCTGCAAGGCCAGGTGCTGCGCAGCTTCACGGCCGATGAACTCACGGTCGGCCGCAAGACCTACGAGATCGGCGACATCACCGTGTTAGACAGTGGGATCAAAGTCCAACTCAAATGA
- a CDS encoding glycerophosphodiester phosphodiesterase, translating to MKHALLAVALTLSGCTAVMPTAKQHFDLEAHRGGRGLAPENTLAAFSNAIDLGVTTLELDIGLTADGVVVISHDTSLNPDHTRDANGAWLAPKSGAAIRSLTLAQLQTYDVGRLNPASDYGKQFALQQPRDGERIPTLAALFAQVQARGANAATVRFNIETKIDPNKPNETAAPEPMVRALLAEIDKAKMADRVTIQSFNWRTLALVGQLAPQLPRAYLSTARTLKDSRWTAGLDAAGFASVPKMVKAAAGTTPGAVIWSPAYADLTPAVIKEAQRLGMKVLPWTVNQRADMLRLMDWGADGLITDYPDVLRDLIRERGLSLPPPGKATS from the coding sequence ATGAAACACGCCCTTCTTGCCGTCGCCCTGACGCTCTCCGGCTGCACAGCCGTCATGCCCACGGCCAAGCAGCACTTCGACCTCGAAGCGCACCGTGGCGGACGCGGCCTTGCCCCTGAAAACACGCTGGCCGCCTTCTCGAATGCCATCGACCTCGGCGTGACCACGCTCGAACTCGACATCGGGCTCACGGCCGACGGCGTGGTCGTGATCTCGCACGACACCTCGCTCAACCCCGACCACACGCGCGACGCAAACGGTGCCTGGCTTGCGCCGAAGAGCGGCGCGGCGATCCGCTCGCTCACGCTGGCGCAACTGCAGACCTACGACGTGGGTCGCCTCAACCCCGCGAGCGACTACGGCAAGCAGTTCGCGCTGCAGCAGCCGCGCGATGGCGAGCGCATTCCGACGCTGGCCGCGCTGTTCGCACAAGTGCAAGCGCGCGGCGCCAATGCAGCGACGGTGCGCTTCAACATCGAGACCAAGATCGATCCGAACAAGCCGAATGAAACCGCCGCACCGGAGCCCATGGTGCGCGCGCTGCTGGCCGAGATCGACAAGGCCAAGATGGCCGACCGCGTGACCATCCAGAGCTTCAACTGGCGCACGCTGGCGCTGGTCGGCCAGCTCGCGCCGCAGTTGCCGCGCGCCTACCTCAGCACGGCCCGCACGCTCAAGGACAGCCGTTGGACGGCCGGCCTCGACGCCGCCGGCTTTGCCTCGGTGCCGAAGATGGTGAAGGCGGCGGCGGGCACGACGCCCGGCGCGGTGATCTGGTCGCCCGCCTACGCCGACCTGACACCCGCAGTCATCAAGGAAGCGCAGCGCCTGGGCATGAAGGTGCTGCCCTGGACCGTGAACCAACGCGCCGACATGCTGCGCCTGATGGACTGGGGCGCGGATGGCCTCATCACCGACTACCCCGACGTGCTGCGCGACCTGATACGCGAGCGCGGCCTGTCGCTGCCACCACCCGGAAAGGCCACGTCATGA
- a CDS encoding TolC family protein produces MNPFVRWQAAGIPSHVTTPHGDLRPPSGRMASHSFIRSAVALAGVLTLAGCASLSSDGGIADVQALVSGNPLMAGTTAQRTPDEASQKSVDTLLAKPLDAEAAVRIALVNGPRVQDAFATLQLSDADRVQAASLPNPVLSFSRLAQGSEREFERMLSFNVVGLITLPWQARWAGQRHEAAKLQAAQSVLILAADTRRAWVRAVAAQQSVVYLRDAKEATEAGAELAHRMAKAGNWSALQRTREQLLLADAAAQLARAEQAAVASREQLTRLMGLSGTRISYTLPDRLPPLPQAAPELGDVQALALRDRLDVRSAQSHNTAVAGSLGLTHATSVINAMELGVVRNTTFDNDADRTKKTKRGFELDLPIPIFDWGQARNGRAEAQYLQSAARVRDVGVLAASEAREAWQGWNTAYAIARRYRDEVLPLRKQVNEEMVLRYNGMLASVWELLGETRASMLVVNAGIEAQRDFWLADTDLQLVLTGSSPGGMTALQTAATGEPAAGGH; encoded by the coding sequence GTGAACCCCTTTGTTCGCTGGCAAGCTGCCGGCATCCCCAGCCATGTGACAACACCACATGGCGATCTGCGCCCGCCCAGCGGACGCATGGCCTCTCATTCATTCATCCGAAGTGCCGTTGCCCTGGCCGGCGTGTTGACGCTGGCCGGCTGCGCCAGCCTCTCGTCCGACGGCGGCATCGCCGACGTGCAGGCGCTGGTCAGCGGCAACCCGCTGATGGCGGGCACCACGGCCCAGCGCACGCCTGACGAGGCTTCGCAAAAGAGCGTCGATACGCTGCTCGCCAAGCCACTGGACGCCGAAGCCGCCGTGCGCATCGCGCTCGTCAACGGCCCGCGCGTGCAGGACGCCTTTGCCACGCTGCAACTGAGCGACGCCGACCGCGTGCAGGCCGCGAGCCTGCCGAACCCGGTGCTCTCTTTCAGCCGTCTGGCGCAGGGCAGCGAACGCGAGTTCGAGCGAATGCTCAGCTTCAACGTGGTGGGCCTGATCACGCTGCCGTGGCAGGCCCGCTGGGCCGGCCAGCGGCACGAGGCTGCCAAGTTGCAGGCCGCGCAGAGCGTGCTGATATTGGCCGCCGACACCCGCCGCGCCTGGGTGCGCGCGGTGGCGGCGCAACAAAGCGTGGTCTACCTGCGTGATGCGAAGGAGGCCACCGAAGCCGGCGCTGAACTCGCACACCGCATGGCCAAAGCCGGCAACTGGAGCGCCCTGCAACGCACGCGCGAACAACTGCTGCTGGCCGACGCGGCCGCGCAGCTTGCGCGGGCCGAGCAGGCCGCCGTCGCGAGCCGCGAACAGCTCACGCGCCTGATGGGCCTGAGCGGCACACGCATCAGCTACACCTTGCCCGACCGCCTGCCGCCGCTGCCGCAAGCCGCGCCCGAGCTGGGCGACGTGCAGGCGCTGGCGCTGCGCGACCGGCTCGATGTGCGCTCGGCGCAGTCGCACAACACGGCGGTCGCCGGTTCGCTCGGCCTCACGCACGCCACCAGCGTGATCAACGCAATGGAACTGGGCGTGGTGCGCAACACCACGTTCGACAACGACGCCGACCGCACGAAAAAGACCAAGCGCGGCTTCGAGCTCGATCTGCCCATTCCGATCTTCGACTGGGGCCAGGCGCGCAACGGCCGCGCCGAGGCGCAGTACCTGCAGTCGGCCGCACGCGTGCGCGACGTGGGTGTGCTGGCCGCGAGCGAGGCACGCGAGGCCTGGCAGGGCTGGAACACCGCCTACGCCATCGCCCGCCGCTACCGCGACGAGGTGTTGCCGCTGCGCAAGCAGGTGAACGAAGAGATGGTGCTGCGCTACAACGGCATGCTCGCGAGTGTGTGGGAGCTGCTGGGCGAAACGCGCGCGAGCATGCTGGTGGTGAACGCCGGCATCGAGGCGCAGCGCGACTTCTGGCTGGCGGACACCGATCTGCAGCTGGTGCTCACGGGCAGCTCGCCCGGTGGCATGACGGCACTGCAGACGGCTGCGACCGGTGAACCTGCGGCGGGGGGGCACTGA